The proteins below come from a single Kryptolebias marmoratus isolate JLee-2015 linkage group LG12, ASM164957v2, whole genome shotgun sequence genomic window:
- the hgs gene encoding hepatocyte growth factor-regulated tyrosine kinase substrate isoform X5 produces the protein MGKGGGTFERLLDKATSQLLLETDWESILQICDLIRQGDTQAKHAIGAIKRKLNDKNPHVALYALEVLESVVKNCGQTVHDEVASKQTMEELKELLKKQTEPNVRNKILYLIQAWAHAFRNEPKYKVIQDTYQIMKVEGHVFPEFKESDAMFAAERAPDWVDAEDCHRCRVQFGVMTRKHHCRACGQIFCGKCSSKYSTIPKFGIEKEVRVCEPCFEQLNKKAEGKPASSGTSELPPEYLTSPLSQQSQMPPKRDEAALQEEEELQLAIALSQSEAEEKERMRQKNSYSVYPKADPTPVTSSAPPVSTLYTSPVNSSAPSAEDVDPELARYLNRTYWEKKQEEARKSPTPSAPAPVSLAEPLPSISQPVESHVPVQPVSIVEQYQNGESEENHEQFLKALQNAVTTFLNRMKSNHMRGRSITNDSAVLSLFQSINNMHPQLLEILNQLDEKRLYYEGLQDKLAQVRDARAALNALRDEHREKLRRAAEEAERQRQIQLAQKLEIMRQKKQEYLEMQRQLAIQRLQEQEKERQMRLEQQKHTIQMRAQMPAFPLPYAQMQSLPPNVAGGVVYQPGAPPSYPGTFSPAGSVEGSPMHNMYMNQPGQTAPGPYQAMPSAATDPNMVNAYMYQAAGTNGQPPPGQAPPTTSPPYSNYQPTPTQAYQNVASQAQSLPPMSQAAPTNGMAYMGYQPYNMQNMISALPGQDPNMPPQQPYMPGQPPMYQQVAPPGGPQQQQPQQQPQQQAPQAVPSNTEAQLISFD, from the exons GTCCTGGAGTCGGTGGTGAAGAACTGCGGGCAGACGGTGCATGATGAGGTtgcaagtaaacaaacaatGGAGGAACTGAAGGAGCTACTTAAG AAGCAGACAGAGCCAAATGTCAGAAACAAGATCTTGTACCTGATTCAAGCCTGGGCTCACGCCTTCCGCAATGAACCCAAATACAAAGTGATTCAGGACACGTACCAGATCATGAAAGTGGAAG GTCATGTATTCCCTGAGTTTAAGGAGAGTGATGCCATGTTTGCAGCAGAGAGa GCCCCAGACTGGGTTGATGCGGAGGATTGCCACAGGTGCAGAGTTCAGTTTGGAGTTATGACAAGAAAG CACCACTGTCGAGCCTGTGGCCAAATCTTCTGTGGGAAGTGCTCATCTAAATACTCAACCATTCCGAAGTTTGGCATCGAGAAGGAAGTGCGGGTGTGTGAGCCCTGCTTTGAGCAGCTAAACAA GAAAGCTGAAGGGAAACCTGCTTCTTCAGGCACCTCTGAGCTTCCACCTGAGTACCTGACCAGCCCGCTGTCCCAACAGTCGCAG ATGCCCCCCAAGAGAGATGAGGCAGCtttgcaggaggaggaggagctgcagctggccATCGCTCTTTCCCAAAGTGAGGCAGAGGAGAAAGAGCGGATG AGACAGAAGAACTCGTACTCTGTGTATCCCAAAGCTGACCCCACCCCAGTGACTTCTTCAGCACCACCTGTCAGCACCCTTTACACTTCCCCTGTG AACTCCTCTGCTCCATCTGCTGAAGATGTAGACCCTGAG CTGGCCCGCTACCTGAACAGAACCTACTGGGAGAAGAAGCAAGAAGAGGCTCGAAAGAGTCCCACCCCCTCAGCCCCAGCCCCCGTCTCATTGGCTGAACCTCTTCCATCAATCAGCCAACCTGTCGAAAGTCATGTCCCAGTTCAACCCGTCAGCATAGTGGAG CAGTACCAGAACGGTGAGTCCGAGGAGAACCACGAGCAGTTTCTGAAGGCTTTGCAGAATGCTGTCACCACCTTTCTTAACCGTATGAAGAGCAACCACATGCGTGGGCGCAGCATCACCAACGACAGTGCCGTGCTCTCACTCTTCCAGTCCATCAACAACATGCATCCACAGCTGCTGGAAATCCTCAACCAGCTGGACGAGAAGCGAT TGTACTACGAGGGCCTACAGGATAAGTTGGCTCAGGTCCGTGACGCTCGGGCTGCTCTCAATGCGCTTCGAGACGAGCACAGAGAGAAGCTGcgcagagctgcagaggaggcaGAGAGACAAAGGCAGATCCAGCTGGCACAAAAACTGGAGATCATGAGGCAGAAGAAGCAG GAGTACCTGGAGATGCAAAGACAGCTGGCCATTCAGCGCCTGCAGGAGCAGGAGAAGGAGAGGCAGATGCGTTtggagcagcagaagcacaCCATCCAAATGAGAGCACAGATGCCTGCGTTCCCGTTGCCCTACGCCCAG ATGCAGTCTTTGCCTCCTAATGTTGCTGGAGGGGTGGTATACCAGCCTGGTGCTCCACCCAGCTACCCAGGCACTTTCAGTCCTGCTGGTTCTGTGGAGGGTTCTCCGATGCACAACATGTACATGAATCAGCCTGGGCAGACTGCACCAGGACCCTACCAGGCCATGCCCAGCGCCGCCACAG ATCCCAATATGGTTAATGCATACATGTACCAGGCTGCGGGCACCAATGGGCAGCCTCCTCCAGGACAGGCCCCGCCCACTACCAGTCCCCCCTACTCCAACTATCAGCCCACACCCACACAGGCATACCAG AACGTGGCCTCTCAGGCACAAAGTTTGCCCCCAATGTCACAGGCTGCCCCCACCAATGGCATGGCCTACATGGGTTACCAACCATACAACATGCAGAACATGATTTCAGCGTTGCCAGGACAGGATCCCAACATGCCCCCCCAACAGCCCTACATGCCAGGCCAGCCGCCCATGTACCAGCAG gtTGCTCCCCCTGGTggtcctcagcagcagcagccacagcagcagccacagcagcaGGCGCCCCAGGCTGTGCCCAGCAACACAGAGGCGCAGCTCATCTCCTTCGACTGA
- the hgs gene encoding hepatocyte growth factor-regulated tyrosine kinase substrate isoform X1 encodes MGKGGGTFERLLDKATSQLLLETDWESILQICDLIRQGDTQAKHAIGAIKRKLNDKNPHVALYALEVLESVVKNCGQTVHDEVASKQTMEELKELLKKQTEPNVRNKILYLIQAWAHAFRNEPKYKVIQDTYQIMKVEGHVFPEFKESDAMFAAERAPDWVDAEDCHRCRVQFGVMTRKHHCRACGQIFCGKCSSKYSTIPKFGIEKEVRVCEPCFEQLNNHPSLSPQLRKAEGKPASSGTSELPPEYLTSPLSQQSQMPPKRDEAALQEEEELQLAIALSQSEAEEKERMRQKNSYSVYPKADPTPVTSSAPPVSTLYTSPVNSSAPSAEDVDPELARYLNRTYWEKKQEEARKSPTPSAPAPVSLAEPLPSISQPVESHVPVQPVSIVEQQYQNGESEENHEQFLKALQNAVTTFLNRMKSNHMRGRSITNDSAVLSLFQSINNMHPQLLEILNQLDEKRLYYEGLQDKLAQVRDARAALNALRDEHREKLRRAAEEAERQRQIQLAQKLEIMRQKKQEYLEMQRQLAIQRLQEQEKERQMRLEQQKHTIQMRAQMPAFPLPYAQMQSLPPNVAGGVVYQPGAPPSYPGTFSPAGSVEGSPMHNMYMNQPGQTAPGPYQAMPSAATDPNMVNAYMYQAAGTNGQPPPGQAPPTTSPPYSNYQPTPTQAYQNVASQAQSLPPMSQAAPTNGMAYMGYQPYNMQNMISALPGQDPNMPPQQPYMPGQPPMYQQVAPPGGPQQQQPQQQPQQQAPQAVPSNTEAQLISFD; translated from the exons GTCCTGGAGTCGGTGGTGAAGAACTGCGGGCAGACGGTGCATGATGAGGTtgcaagtaaacaaacaatGGAGGAACTGAAGGAGCTACTTAAG AAGCAGACAGAGCCAAATGTCAGAAACAAGATCTTGTACCTGATTCAAGCCTGGGCTCACGCCTTCCGCAATGAACCCAAATACAAAGTGATTCAGGACACGTACCAGATCATGAAAGTGGAAG GTCATGTATTCCCTGAGTTTAAGGAGAGTGATGCCATGTTTGCAGCAGAGAGa GCCCCAGACTGGGTTGATGCGGAGGATTGCCACAGGTGCAGAGTTCAGTTTGGAGTTATGACAAGAAAG CACCACTGTCGAGCCTGTGGCCAAATCTTCTGTGGGAAGTGCTCATCTAAATACTCAACCATTCCGAAGTTTGGCATCGAGAAGGAAGTGCGGGTGTGTGAGCCCTGCTTTGAGCAGCTAAACAA CcacccctccctctctcctcaaCTTAGGAAAGCTGAAGGGAAACCTGCTTCTTCAGGCACCTCTGAGCTTCCACCTGAGTACCTGACCAGCCCGCTGTCCCAACAGTCGCAG ATGCCCCCCAAGAGAGATGAGGCAGCtttgcaggaggaggaggagctgcagctggccATCGCTCTTTCCCAAAGTGAGGCAGAGGAGAAAGAGCGGATG AGACAGAAGAACTCGTACTCTGTGTATCCCAAAGCTGACCCCACCCCAGTGACTTCTTCAGCACCACCTGTCAGCACCCTTTACACTTCCCCTGTG AACTCCTCTGCTCCATCTGCTGAAGATGTAGACCCTGAG CTGGCCCGCTACCTGAACAGAACCTACTGGGAGAAGAAGCAAGAAGAGGCTCGAAAGAGTCCCACCCCCTCAGCCCCAGCCCCCGTCTCATTGGCTGAACCTCTTCCATCAATCAGCCAACCTGTCGAAAGTCATGTCCCAGTTCAACCCGTCAGCATAGTGGAG CAGCAGTACCAGAACGGTGAGTCCGAGGAGAACCACGAGCAGTTTCTGAAGGCTTTGCAGAATGCTGTCACCACCTTTCTTAACCGTATGAAGAGCAACCACATGCGTGGGCGCAGCATCACCAACGACAGTGCCGTGCTCTCACTCTTCCAGTCCATCAACAACATGCATCCACAGCTGCTGGAAATCCTCAACCAGCTGGACGAGAAGCGAT TGTACTACGAGGGCCTACAGGATAAGTTGGCTCAGGTCCGTGACGCTCGGGCTGCTCTCAATGCGCTTCGAGACGAGCACAGAGAGAAGCTGcgcagagctgcagaggaggcaGAGAGACAAAGGCAGATCCAGCTGGCACAAAAACTGGAGATCATGAGGCAGAAGAAGCAG GAGTACCTGGAGATGCAAAGACAGCTGGCCATTCAGCGCCTGCAGGAGCAGGAGAAGGAGAGGCAGATGCGTTtggagcagcagaagcacaCCATCCAAATGAGAGCACAGATGCCTGCGTTCCCGTTGCCCTACGCCCAG ATGCAGTCTTTGCCTCCTAATGTTGCTGGAGGGGTGGTATACCAGCCTGGTGCTCCACCCAGCTACCCAGGCACTTTCAGTCCTGCTGGTTCTGTGGAGGGTTCTCCGATGCACAACATGTACATGAATCAGCCTGGGCAGACTGCACCAGGACCCTACCAGGCCATGCCCAGCGCCGCCACAG ATCCCAATATGGTTAATGCATACATGTACCAGGCTGCGGGCACCAATGGGCAGCCTCCTCCAGGACAGGCCCCGCCCACTACCAGTCCCCCCTACTCCAACTATCAGCCCACACCCACACAGGCATACCAG AACGTGGCCTCTCAGGCACAAAGTTTGCCCCCAATGTCACAGGCTGCCCCCACCAATGGCATGGCCTACATGGGTTACCAACCATACAACATGCAGAACATGATTTCAGCGTTGCCAGGACAGGATCCCAACATGCCCCCCCAACAGCCCTACATGCCAGGCCAGCCGCCCATGTACCAGCAG gtTGCTCCCCCTGGTggtcctcagcagcagcagccacagcagcagccacagcagcaGGCGCCCCAGGCTGTGCCCAGCAACACAGAGGCGCAGCTCATCTCCTTCGACTGA
- the hgs gene encoding hepatocyte growth factor-regulated tyrosine kinase substrate isoform X3 yields the protein MGKGGGTFERLLDKATSQLLLETDWESILQICDLIRQGDTQAKHAIGAIKRKLNDKNPHVALYALEVLESVVKNCGQTVHDEVASKQTMEELKELLKKQTEPNVRNKILYLIQAWAHAFRNEPKYKVIQDTYQIMKVEGHVFPEFKESDAMFAAERAPDWVDAEDCHRCRVQFGVMTRKHHCRACGQIFCGKCSSKYSTIPKFGIEKEVRVCEPCFEQLNNHPSLSPQLRKAEGKPASSGTSELPPEYLTSPLSQQSQMPPKRDEAALQEEEELQLAIALSQSEAEEKERMRQKNSYSVYPKADPTPVTSSAPPVSTLYTSPVNSSAPSAEDVDPELARYLNRTYWEKKQEEARKSPTPSAPAPVSLAEPLPSISQPVESHVPVQPVSIVEQYQNGESEENHEQFLKALQNAVTTFLNRMKSNHMRGRSITNDSAVLSLFQSINNMHPQLLEILNQLDEKRLYYEGLQDKLAQVRDARAALNALRDEHREKLRRAAEEAERQRQIQLAQKLEIMRQKKQEYLEMQRQLAIQRLQEQEKERQMRLEQQKHTIQMRAQMPAFPLPYAQMQSLPPNVAGGVVYQPGAPPSYPGTFSPAGSVEGSPMHNMYMNQPGQTAPGPYQAMPSAATDPNMVNAYMYQAAGTNGQPPPGQAPPTTSPPYSNYQPTPTQAYQNVASQAQSLPPMSQAAPTNGMAYMGYQPYNMQNMISALPGQDPNMPPQQPYMPGQPPMYQQVAPPGGPQQQQPQQQPQQQAPQAVPSNTEAQLISFD from the exons GTCCTGGAGTCGGTGGTGAAGAACTGCGGGCAGACGGTGCATGATGAGGTtgcaagtaaacaaacaatGGAGGAACTGAAGGAGCTACTTAAG AAGCAGACAGAGCCAAATGTCAGAAACAAGATCTTGTACCTGATTCAAGCCTGGGCTCACGCCTTCCGCAATGAACCCAAATACAAAGTGATTCAGGACACGTACCAGATCATGAAAGTGGAAG GTCATGTATTCCCTGAGTTTAAGGAGAGTGATGCCATGTTTGCAGCAGAGAGa GCCCCAGACTGGGTTGATGCGGAGGATTGCCACAGGTGCAGAGTTCAGTTTGGAGTTATGACAAGAAAG CACCACTGTCGAGCCTGTGGCCAAATCTTCTGTGGGAAGTGCTCATCTAAATACTCAACCATTCCGAAGTTTGGCATCGAGAAGGAAGTGCGGGTGTGTGAGCCCTGCTTTGAGCAGCTAAACAA CcacccctccctctctcctcaaCTTAGGAAAGCTGAAGGGAAACCTGCTTCTTCAGGCACCTCTGAGCTTCCACCTGAGTACCTGACCAGCCCGCTGTCCCAACAGTCGCAG ATGCCCCCCAAGAGAGATGAGGCAGCtttgcaggaggaggaggagctgcagctggccATCGCTCTTTCCCAAAGTGAGGCAGAGGAGAAAGAGCGGATG AGACAGAAGAACTCGTACTCTGTGTATCCCAAAGCTGACCCCACCCCAGTGACTTCTTCAGCACCACCTGTCAGCACCCTTTACACTTCCCCTGTG AACTCCTCTGCTCCATCTGCTGAAGATGTAGACCCTGAG CTGGCCCGCTACCTGAACAGAACCTACTGGGAGAAGAAGCAAGAAGAGGCTCGAAAGAGTCCCACCCCCTCAGCCCCAGCCCCCGTCTCATTGGCTGAACCTCTTCCATCAATCAGCCAACCTGTCGAAAGTCATGTCCCAGTTCAACCCGTCAGCATAGTGGAG CAGTACCAGAACGGTGAGTCCGAGGAGAACCACGAGCAGTTTCTGAAGGCTTTGCAGAATGCTGTCACCACCTTTCTTAACCGTATGAAGAGCAACCACATGCGTGGGCGCAGCATCACCAACGACAGTGCCGTGCTCTCACTCTTCCAGTCCATCAACAACATGCATCCACAGCTGCTGGAAATCCTCAACCAGCTGGACGAGAAGCGAT TGTACTACGAGGGCCTACAGGATAAGTTGGCTCAGGTCCGTGACGCTCGGGCTGCTCTCAATGCGCTTCGAGACGAGCACAGAGAGAAGCTGcgcagagctgcagaggaggcaGAGAGACAAAGGCAGATCCAGCTGGCACAAAAACTGGAGATCATGAGGCAGAAGAAGCAG GAGTACCTGGAGATGCAAAGACAGCTGGCCATTCAGCGCCTGCAGGAGCAGGAGAAGGAGAGGCAGATGCGTTtggagcagcagaagcacaCCATCCAAATGAGAGCACAGATGCCTGCGTTCCCGTTGCCCTACGCCCAG ATGCAGTCTTTGCCTCCTAATGTTGCTGGAGGGGTGGTATACCAGCCTGGTGCTCCACCCAGCTACCCAGGCACTTTCAGTCCTGCTGGTTCTGTGGAGGGTTCTCCGATGCACAACATGTACATGAATCAGCCTGGGCAGACTGCACCAGGACCCTACCAGGCCATGCCCAGCGCCGCCACAG ATCCCAATATGGTTAATGCATACATGTACCAGGCTGCGGGCACCAATGGGCAGCCTCCTCCAGGACAGGCCCCGCCCACTACCAGTCCCCCCTACTCCAACTATCAGCCCACACCCACACAGGCATACCAG AACGTGGCCTCTCAGGCACAAAGTTTGCCCCCAATGTCACAGGCTGCCCCCACCAATGGCATGGCCTACATGGGTTACCAACCATACAACATGCAGAACATGATTTCAGCGTTGCCAGGACAGGATCCCAACATGCCCCCCCAACAGCCCTACATGCCAGGCCAGCCGCCCATGTACCAGCAG gtTGCTCCCCCTGGTggtcctcagcagcagcagccacagcagcagccacagcagcaGGCGCCCCAGGCTGTGCCCAGCAACACAGAGGCGCAGCTCATCTCCTTCGACTGA
- the hgs gene encoding hepatocyte growth factor-regulated tyrosine kinase substrate isoform X4, whose amino-acid sequence MGKGGGTFERLLDKATSQLLLETDWESILQICDLIRQGDTQAKHAIGAIKRKLNDKNPHVALYALEVLESVVKNCGQTVHDEVASKQTMEELKELLKKQTEPNVRNKILYLIQAWAHAFRNEPKYKVIQDTYQIMKVEGHVFPEFKESDAMFAAERAPDWVDAEDCHRCRVQFGVMTRKHHCRACGQIFCGKCSSKYSTIPKFGIEKEVRVCEPCFEQLNKKAEGKPASSGTSELPPEYLTSPLSQQSQMPPKRDEAALQEEEELQLAIALSQSEAEEKERMRQKNSYSVYPKADPTPVTSSAPPVSTLYTSPVNSSAPSAEDVDPELARYLNRTYWEKKQEEARKSPTPSAPAPVSLAEPLPSISQPVESHVPVQPVSIVEQQYQNGESEENHEQFLKALQNAVTTFLNRMKSNHMRGRSITNDSAVLSLFQSINNMHPQLLEILNQLDEKRLYYEGLQDKLAQVRDARAALNALRDEHREKLRRAAEEAERQRQIQLAQKLEIMRQKKQEYLEMQRQLAIQRLQEQEKERQMRLEQQKHTIQMRAQMPAFPLPYAQMQSLPPNVAGGVVYQPGAPPSYPGTFSPAGSVEGSPMHNMYMNQPGQTAPGPYQAMPSAATDPNMVNAYMYQAAGTNGQPPPGQAPPTTSPPYSNYQPTPTQAYQNVASQAQSLPPMSQAAPTNGMAYMGYQPYNMQNMISALPGQDPNMPPQQPYMPGQPPMYQQVAPPGGPQQQQPQQQPQQQAPQAVPSNTEAQLISFD is encoded by the exons GTCCTGGAGTCGGTGGTGAAGAACTGCGGGCAGACGGTGCATGATGAGGTtgcaagtaaacaaacaatGGAGGAACTGAAGGAGCTACTTAAG AAGCAGACAGAGCCAAATGTCAGAAACAAGATCTTGTACCTGATTCAAGCCTGGGCTCACGCCTTCCGCAATGAACCCAAATACAAAGTGATTCAGGACACGTACCAGATCATGAAAGTGGAAG GTCATGTATTCCCTGAGTTTAAGGAGAGTGATGCCATGTTTGCAGCAGAGAGa GCCCCAGACTGGGTTGATGCGGAGGATTGCCACAGGTGCAGAGTTCAGTTTGGAGTTATGACAAGAAAG CACCACTGTCGAGCCTGTGGCCAAATCTTCTGTGGGAAGTGCTCATCTAAATACTCAACCATTCCGAAGTTTGGCATCGAGAAGGAAGTGCGGGTGTGTGAGCCCTGCTTTGAGCAGCTAAACAA GAAAGCTGAAGGGAAACCTGCTTCTTCAGGCACCTCTGAGCTTCCACCTGAGTACCTGACCAGCCCGCTGTCCCAACAGTCGCAG ATGCCCCCCAAGAGAGATGAGGCAGCtttgcaggaggaggaggagctgcagctggccATCGCTCTTTCCCAAAGTGAGGCAGAGGAGAAAGAGCGGATG AGACAGAAGAACTCGTACTCTGTGTATCCCAAAGCTGACCCCACCCCAGTGACTTCTTCAGCACCACCTGTCAGCACCCTTTACACTTCCCCTGTG AACTCCTCTGCTCCATCTGCTGAAGATGTAGACCCTGAG CTGGCCCGCTACCTGAACAGAACCTACTGGGAGAAGAAGCAAGAAGAGGCTCGAAAGAGTCCCACCCCCTCAGCCCCAGCCCCCGTCTCATTGGCTGAACCTCTTCCATCAATCAGCCAACCTGTCGAAAGTCATGTCCCAGTTCAACCCGTCAGCATAGTGGAG CAGCAGTACCAGAACGGTGAGTCCGAGGAGAACCACGAGCAGTTTCTGAAGGCTTTGCAGAATGCTGTCACCACCTTTCTTAACCGTATGAAGAGCAACCACATGCGTGGGCGCAGCATCACCAACGACAGTGCCGTGCTCTCACTCTTCCAGTCCATCAACAACATGCATCCACAGCTGCTGGAAATCCTCAACCAGCTGGACGAGAAGCGAT TGTACTACGAGGGCCTACAGGATAAGTTGGCTCAGGTCCGTGACGCTCGGGCTGCTCTCAATGCGCTTCGAGACGAGCACAGAGAGAAGCTGcgcagagctgcagaggaggcaGAGAGACAAAGGCAGATCCAGCTGGCACAAAAACTGGAGATCATGAGGCAGAAGAAGCAG GAGTACCTGGAGATGCAAAGACAGCTGGCCATTCAGCGCCTGCAGGAGCAGGAGAAGGAGAGGCAGATGCGTTtggagcagcagaagcacaCCATCCAAATGAGAGCACAGATGCCTGCGTTCCCGTTGCCCTACGCCCAG ATGCAGTCTTTGCCTCCTAATGTTGCTGGAGGGGTGGTATACCAGCCTGGTGCTCCACCCAGCTACCCAGGCACTTTCAGTCCTGCTGGTTCTGTGGAGGGTTCTCCGATGCACAACATGTACATGAATCAGCCTGGGCAGACTGCACCAGGACCCTACCAGGCCATGCCCAGCGCCGCCACAG ATCCCAATATGGTTAATGCATACATGTACCAGGCTGCGGGCACCAATGGGCAGCCTCCTCCAGGACAGGCCCCGCCCACTACCAGTCCCCCCTACTCCAACTATCAGCCCACACCCACACAGGCATACCAG AACGTGGCCTCTCAGGCACAAAGTTTGCCCCCAATGTCACAGGCTGCCCCCACCAATGGCATGGCCTACATGGGTTACCAACCATACAACATGCAGAACATGATTTCAGCGTTGCCAGGACAGGATCCCAACATGCCCCCCCAACAGCCCTACATGCCAGGCCAGCCGCCCATGTACCAGCAG gtTGCTCCCCCTGGTggtcctcagcagcagcagccacagcagcagccacagcagcaGGCGCCCCAGGCTGTGCCCAGCAACACAGAGGCGCAGCTCATCTCCTTCGACTGA
- the hgs gene encoding hepatocyte growth factor-regulated tyrosine kinase substrate isoform X2 yields MGKGGGTFERLLDKATSQLLLETDWESILQICDLIRQGDTQAKHAIGAIKRKLNDKNPHVALYALEVLESVVKNCGQTVHDEVASKQTMEELKELLKQTEPNVRNKILYLIQAWAHAFRNEPKYKVIQDTYQIMKVEGHVFPEFKESDAMFAAERAPDWVDAEDCHRCRVQFGVMTRKHHCRACGQIFCGKCSSKYSTIPKFGIEKEVRVCEPCFEQLNNHPSLSPQLRKAEGKPASSGTSELPPEYLTSPLSQQSQMPPKRDEAALQEEEELQLAIALSQSEAEEKERMRQKNSYSVYPKADPTPVTSSAPPVSTLYTSPVNSSAPSAEDVDPELARYLNRTYWEKKQEEARKSPTPSAPAPVSLAEPLPSISQPVESHVPVQPVSIVEQQYQNGESEENHEQFLKALQNAVTTFLNRMKSNHMRGRSITNDSAVLSLFQSINNMHPQLLEILNQLDEKRLYYEGLQDKLAQVRDARAALNALRDEHREKLRRAAEEAERQRQIQLAQKLEIMRQKKQEYLEMQRQLAIQRLQEQEKERQMRLEQQKHTIQMRAQMPAFPLPYAQMQSLPPNVAGGVVYQPGAPPSYPGTFSPAGSVEGSPMHNMYMNQPGQTAPGPYQAMPSAATDPNMVNAYMYQAAGTNGQPPPGQAPPTTSPPYSNYQPTPTQAYQNVASQAQSLPPMSQAAPTNGMAYMGYQPYNMQNMISALPGQDPNMPPQQPYMPGQPPMYQQVAPPGGPQQQQPQQQPQQQAPQAVPSNTEAQLISFD; encoded by the exons GTCCTGGAGTCGGTGGTGAAGAACTGCGGGCAGACGGTGCATGATGAGGTtgcaagtaaacaaacaatGGAGGAACTGAAGGAGCTACTTAAG CAGACAGAGCCAAATGTCAGAAACAAGATCTTGTACCTGATTCAAGCCTGGGCTCACGCCTTCCGCAATGAACCCAAATACAAAGTGATTCAGGACACGTACCAGATCATGAAAGTGGAAG GTCATGTATTCCCTGAGTTTAAGGAGAGTGATGCCATGTTTGCAGCAGAGAGa GCCCCAGACTGGGTTGATGCGGAGGATTGCCACAGGTGCAGAGTTCAGTTTGGAGTTATGACAAGAAAG CACCACTGTCGAGCCTGTGGCCAAATCTTCTGTGGGAAGTGCTCATCTAAATACTCAACCATTCCGAAGTTTGGCATCGAGAAGGAAGTGCGGGTGTGTGAGCCCTGCTTTGAGCAGCTAAACAA CcacccctccctctctcctcaaCTTAGGAAAGCTGAAGGGAAACCTGCTTCTTCAGGCACCTCTGAGCTTCCACCTGAGTACCTGACCAGCCCGCTGTCCCAACAGTCGCAG ATGCCCCCCAAGAGAGATGAGGCAGCtttgcaggaggaggaggagctgcagctggccATCGCTCTTTCCCAAAGTGAGGCAGAGGAGAAAGAGCGGATG AGACAGAAGAACTCGTACTCTGTGTATCCCAAAGCTGACCCCACCCCAGTGACTTCTTCAGCACCACCTGTCAGCACCCTTTACACTTCCCCTGTG AACTCCTCTGCTCCATCTGCTGAAGATGTAGACCCTGAG CTGGCCCGCTACCTGAACAGAACCTACTGGGAGAAGAAGCAAGAAGAGGCTCGAAAGAGTCCCACCCCCTCAGCCCCAGCCCCCGTCTCATTGGCTGAACCTCTTCCATCAATCAGCCAACCTGTCGAAAGTCATGTCCCAGTTCAACCCGTCAGCATAGTGGAG CAGCAGTACCAGAACGGTGAGTCCGAGGAGAACCACGAGCAGTTTCTGAAGGCTTTGCAGAATGCTGTCACCACCTTTCTTAACCGTATGAAGAGCAACCACATGCGTGGGCGCAGCATCACCAACGACAGTGCCGTGCTCTCACTCTTCCAGTCCATCAACAACATGCATCCACAGCTGCTGGAAATCCTCAACCAGCTGGACGAGAAGCGAT TGTACTACGAGGGCCTACAGGATAAGTTGGCTCAGGTCCGTGACGCTCGGGCTGCTCTCAATGCGCTTCGAGACGAGCACAGAGAGAAGCTGcgcagagctgcagaggaggcaGAGAGACAAAGGCAGATCCAGCTGGCACAAAAACTGGAGATCATGAGGCAGAAGAAGCAG GAGTACCTGGAGATGCAAAGACAGCTGGCCATTCAGCGCCTGCAGGAGCAGGAGAAGGAGAGGCAGATGCGTTtggagcagcagaagcacaCCATCCAAATGAGAGCACAGATGCCTGCGTTCCCGTTGCCCTACGCCCAG ATGCAGTCTTTGCCTCCTAATGTTGCTGGAGGGGTGGTATACCAGCCTGGTGCTCCACCCAGCTACCCAGGCACTTTCAGTCCTGCTGGTTCTGTGGAGGGTTCTCCGATGCACAACATGTACATGAATCAGCCTGGGCAGACTGCACCAGGACCCTACCAGGCCATGCCCAGCGCCGCCACAG ATCCCAATATGGTTAATGCATACATGTACCAGGCTGCGGGCACCAATGGGCAGCCTCCTCCAGGACAGGCCCCGCCCACTACCAGTCCCCCCTACTCCAACTATCAGCCCACACCCACACAGGCATACCAG AACGTGGCCTCTCAGGCACAAAGTTTGCCCCCAATGTCACAGGCTGCCCCCACCAATGGCATGGCCTACATGGGTTACCAACCATACAACATGCAGAACATGATTTCAGCGTTGCCAGGACAGGATCCCAACATGCCCCCCCAACAGCCCTACATGCCAGGCCAGCCGCCCATGTACCAGCAG gtTGCTCCCCCTGGTggtcctcagcagcagcagccacagcagcagccacagcagcaGGCGCCCCAGGCTGTGCCCAGCAACACAGAGGCGCAGCTCATCTCCTTCGACTGA